In Haliaeetus albicilla chromosome 12, bHalAlb1.1, whole genome shotgun sequence, a genomic segment contains:
- the HGS gene encoding hepatocyte growth factor-regulated tyrosine kinase substrate isoform X1, which translates to MGRGGGTFERLLDKATSQLLLETDWESILQICDMIRQGDTQAKYAVNAIKKKVNDKNPHVALYALEVMESVVKNCGQTVHDEVANKQTMEELKEILKRQVETSVRSKILYLIQAWAHAFRNEPKYKVVQDTYQIMKVEGHVFPEFKESDAMFAAERAPDWVDAEECHRCRVQFGVVTRKHHCRACGQIFCGKCSSKYSTIPKFGIEKEVRVCEPCYEHLNKKAEGKAAATSELPPEYLTSPLSQQSQVSGCPVGDLVILTCLLIPLLTTSSYFFLQLPPKRDETALQEEEELQLAIALSQSEAEEKERMRQKTTYAMYPKAEPTPVTSSAPPVSTLYSPPVNSSAPLAEDIDPELARYLNRNYWEKKQEEVRKSPTPSAPLSLTEPAAQPGEAHPAPLGVVEQYQNGESEENHEQFLKALQNAVTTFVNRMKSNHMRGRSITNDSAVLSLFQSINNMHPQLLELLNQLDERRLYYEGLQDKLAQIRDARGALNALREEHREKLRRAAEEAERQRQIQLAQKLEIMRQKKQEYLEMQRQLAIQRLQEQEKERQMRLEQQKQTIQMRAQMPAFSLPYAQLQAMPAASGVIYQPSGPTSFPGTFSPAGSVEGSPMHSVYMNQATQGGTGPYTAMPVTGTDPSMVNAYMYQPTAGSGQAAQQGQAVPTTTPAYSSYQPTPTQGYQSAASQSQSIPAISQAPQSGTMGYMGSQSVSMGYQPYGMQGLMSALPGQEAALSSLPAQQSYLPGQQPLYQQMAPAGGPPQQQQPQPAPAPVQQPQGSGEAQLISFD; encoded by the exons AtggggcgcggcggcggcaccTTCGAGCGGCTTCTCG ATAAGGCTACGAGCCAGCTTCTGCTGGAGACGGACTGGGAATCCATCCTGCAGATCTGTGACATGATCCGTCAGGGAGATACCCA AGCAAAATACGCCGTCAACGCTATCAAGAAGAAAGTCAATGACAAGAATCCCCACGTGGCACTCTACGCACTGGAG GTCATGGAGTCAGTGGTGAAAAACTGTGGCCAAACAGTCCATGACGAGGTGGCCAATAAACAGACTATGGAGGAACTGAAGGAAATACTCAAG AGGCAAGTGGAGACAAGTGTCCGCAGTAAGATCCTGTACCTTATCCAGGCCTGGGCTCACGCCTTCCGCAATGAGCCCAAGTACAAGGTGGTGCAGGACACCTATCAGATAATGAAGGTCGAAG GTCATGTGTTCCCGGAGTTCAAAGAGAGCGATGCCATGTTTGCTGCAGAAAGG GCTCCAGACTGGGTCGATGCTGAGGAGTGTCACAGATGTCGAGTGCAGTTTGGTGTTGTGACACGGAAG CATCATTGCAGGGCCTGTGGGCAGATCTTCTGTGGCAAATGCTCCTCCAAGTATTCCACCATCCCCAAGTTTGGGATCGAGAAGGAAGTGAGAGTCTGCGAGCCCTGTTATGAGCATCTCAACAA GAAAGCTGAGGGTAAAGCTGCTGCCACCTCTGAACTGCCTCCCGAGTACCTGACCAGCCCCCTCTCTCAGCAGTCCCAGGTGAGTGGCTGCCCTGTAGGTGATCTAGTGATCCTGACATGCTTGTTGATCCCTTTGTTGACCACCTCCTCATATTTCTTCTTGCAGCTGCCTCCGAAGCGTGATGAGACAGCTCTgcaagaggaggaagagctcCAGCTAGCTATTGCCTTGTCTCAGTCAGAGGctgaggagaaggagagaatG aggCAGAAAACAACCTACGCCATGTACCCGAAGGCTGAGCCCACACCCGTCACATCATCAGCTCCCCCGGTCAGCACGCTCTATTCCCCACCTGTG AATTCCTCTGCTCCCTTGGCTGAGGACATTGACCCGGAG CTGGCTCGGTACCTGAACCGCAACTACTGGGAGAAGAAACAAGAGGAGGTTCGCAAGAGCCCCACCCCATCAGCACCTCTGTCCCTCACGGAGCCAGCTGCTCAGCCTGGGGAAGCCCACCCTGCCCCACTCGGTGTTGTTGAG CAGTACCAGAACGGAGAGTCTGAGGAGAACCATGAGCAATTCCTGAAAGCACTGCAGAATGCGGTCACCACGTTTGTCAACCGCATGAAGAGCAACCACATGCGGGGCCGCAGCATCACCAATGACTCTGCCGTGTTGTCCCTCTTCCAGTCCATCAACAACATGCAcccccagctgctggagctgctcaaCCAGCTGGACGAGCGCAGGC tgTACTACGAAGGCCTGCAGGACAAACTGGCCCAGATCCGGGATGCGCGTGGGGCTCTGAACGCGCTGCGGGAGGAGCATCGGGAGAAGCTGCGCCGtgcagcagaggaggcagagcgCCAGCGCCAGATCCAGCTGGCCCAGAAGCTGGAGATCATGAGGCAGAAGAAGCAG GAGTACCTGGAGATGCAGCGTCAGTTGGCCATCCAGCGactgcaggagcaggagaaggagaggcAGATGCGCCTGGAACAGCAGAAGCAGACCATCCAGATGAGAGCCCAGATGCCAGCTTTCTCGCTGCCTTATGCCCAA CTCCAGGCCATGCCCGCAGCCAGTGGGGTGATCTACCAGCCTTCTGGGCCCACCAGCTTCCCTGGCACCTTCAGCCCGGCCGGCTCCGTGGAGGGCTCTCCCATGCACAGCGTATACATGAACCAGGCAACACAAGGGGGCACGGGGCCGTACACTGCAATGCCTGTTACAGGGACAG ATCCCAGCATGGTGAACGCCTATATGTACCAGCCGACGGCAGGCAGCGGGCAGGCGGCTCAGCAGGGGCAGGCGGTGCCCACCACCACCCCGGCGTACTCATCCTACCAGCCAACTCCAACACAGGGCTACCAG AGCGCAGCCTCGCAGTCGCAGAGCATCCCGGCCATCTCTCAGGCCCCCCAGTCGGGCACCATGGGCTACATGGGCAGCCAGTCAGTCTCCATGGGGTACCAGCCCTACGGCATGCAG
- the HGS gene encoding hepatocyte growth factor-regulated tyrosine kinase substrate isoform X3 gives MGRGGGTFERLLDKATSQLLLETDWESILQICDMIRQGDTQAKYAVNAIKKKVNDKNPHVALYALEVMESVVKNCGQTVHDEVANKQTMEELKEILKRQVETSVRSKILYLIQAWAHAFRNEPKYKVVQDTYQIMKVEGHVFPEFKESDAMFAAERAPDWVDAEECHRCRVQFGVVTRKHHCRACGQIFCGKCSSKYSTIPKFGIEKEVRVCEPCYEHLNKKAEGKAAATSELPPEYLTSPLSQQSQLPPKRDETALQEEEELQLAIALSQSEAEEKERMRQKTTYAMYPKAEPTPVTSSAPPVSTLYSPPVNSSAPLAEDIDPELARYLNRNYWEKKQEEVRKSPTPSAPLSLTEPAAQPGEAHPAPLGVVEQYQNGESEENHEQFLKALQNAVTTFVNRMKSNHMRGRSITNDSAVLSLFQSINNMHPQLLELLNQLDERRLYYEGLQDKLAQIRDARGALNALREEHREKLRRAAEEAERQRQIQLAQKLEIMRQKKQEYLEMQRQLAIQRLQEQEKERQMRLEQQKQTIQMRAQMPAFSLPYAQLQAMPAASGVIYQPSGPTSFPGTFSPAGSVEGSPMHSVYMNQATQGGTGPYTAMPVTGTDPSMVNAYMYQPTAGSGQAAQQGQAVPTTTPAYSSYQPTPTQGYQSAASQSQSIPAISQAPQSGTMGYMGSQSVSMGYQPYGMQGLMSALPGQEAALSSLPAQQSYLPGQQPLYQQMAPAGGPPQQQQPQPAPAPVQQPQGSGEAQLISFD, from the exons AtggggcgcggcggcggcaccTTCGAGCGGCTTCTCG ATAAGGCTACGAGCCAGCTTCTGCTGGAGACGGACTGGGAATCCATCCTGCAGATCTGTGACATGATCCGTCAGGGAGATACCCA AGCAAAATACGCCGTCAACGCTATCAAGAAGAAAGTCAATGACAAGAATCCCCACGTGGCACTCTACGCACTGGAG GTCATGGAGTCAGTGGTGAAAAACTGTGGCCAAACAGTCCATGACGAGGTGGCCAATAAACAGACTATGGAGGAACTGAAGGAAATACTCAAG AGGCAAGTGGAGACAAGTGTCCGCAGTAAGATCCTGTACCTTATCCAGGCCTGGGCTCACGCCTTCCGCAATGAGCCCAAGTACAAGGTGGTGCAGGACACCTATCAGATAATGAAGGTCGAAG GTCATGTGTTCCCGGAGTTCAAAGAGAGCGATGCCATGTTTGCTGCAGAAAGG GCTCCAGACTGGGTCGATGCTGAGGAGTGTCACAGATGTCGAGTGCAGTTTGGTGTTGTGACACGGAAG CATCATTGCAGGGCCTGTGGGCAGATCTTCTGTGGCAAATGCTCCTCCAAGTATTCCACCATCCCCAAGTTTGGGATCGAGAAGGAAGTGAGAGTCTGCGAGCCCTGTTATGAGCATCTCAACAA GAAAGCTGAGGGTAAAGCTGCTGCCACCTCTGAACTGCCTCCCGAGTACCTGACCAGCCCCCTCTCTCAGCAGTCCCAG CTGCCTCCGAAGCGTGATGAGACAGCTCTgcaagaggaggaagagctcCAGCTAGCTATTGCCTTGTCTCAGTCAGAGGctgaggagaaggagagaatG aggCAGAAAACAACCTACGCCATGTACCCGAAGGCTGAGCCCACACCCGTCACATCATCAGCTCCCCCGGTCAGCACGCTCTATTCCCCACCTGTG AATTCCTCTGCTCCCTTGGCTGAGGACATTGACCCGGAG CTGGCTCGGTACCTGAACCGCAACTACTGGGAGAAGAAACAAGAGGAGGTTCGCAAGAGCCCCACCCCATCAGCACCTCTGTCCCTCACGGAGCCAGCTGCTCAGCCTGGGGAAGCCCACCCTGCCCCACTCGGTGTTGTTGAG CAGTACCAGAACGGAGAGTCTGAGGAGAACCATGAGCAATTCCTGAAAGCACTGCAGAATGCGGTCACCACGTTTGTCAACCGCATGAAGAGCAACCACATGCGGGGCCGCAGCATCACCAATGACTCTGCCGTGTTGTCCCTCTTCCAGTCCATCAACAACATGCAcccccagctgctggagctgctcaaCCAGCTGGACGAGCGCAGGC tgTACTACGAAGGCCTGCAGGACAAACTGGCCCAGATCCGGGATGCGCGTGGGGCTCTGAACGCGCTGCGGGAGGAGCATCGGGAGAAGCTGCGCCGtgcagcagaggaggcagagcgCCAGCGCCAGATCCAGCTGGCCCAGAAGCTGGAGATCATGAGGCAGAAGAAGCAG GAGTACCTGGAGATGCAGCGTCAGTTGGCCATCCAGCGactgcaggagcaggagaaggagaggcAGATGCGCCTGGAACAGCAGAAGCAGACCATCCAGATGAGAGCCCAGATGCCAGCTTTCTCGCTGCCTTATGCCCAA CTCCAGGCCATGCCCGCAGCCAGTGGGGTGATCTACCAGCCTTCTGGGCCCACCAGCTTCCCTGGCACCTTCAGCCCGGCCGGCTCCGTGGAGGGCTCTCCCATGCACAGCGTATACATGAACCAGGCAACACAAGGGGGCACGGGGCCGTACACTGCAATGCCTGTTACAGGGACAG ATCCCAGCATGGTGAACGCCTATATGTACCAGCCGACGGCAGGCAGCGGGCAGGCGGCTCAGCAGGGGCAGGCGGTGCCCACCACCACCCCGGCGTACTCATCCTACCAGCCAACTCCAACACAGGGCTACCAG AGCGCAGCCTCGCAGTCGCAGAGCATCCCGGCCATCTCTCAGGCCCCCCAGTCGGGCACCATGGGCTACATGGGCAGCCAGTCAGTCTCCATGGGGTACCAGCCCTACGGCATGCAG
- the HGS gene encoding hepatocyte growth factor-regulated tyrosine kinase substrate isoform X2 — protein MGRGGGTFERLLDKATSQLLLETDWESILQICDMIRQGDTQAKYAVNAIKKKVNDKNPHVALYALEVMESVVKNCGQTVHDEVANKQTMEELKEILKRQVETSVRSKILYLIQAWAHAFRNEPKYKVVQDTYQIMKVEGHVFPEFKESDAMFAAERAPDWVDAEECHRCRVQFGVVTRKHHCRACGQIFCGKCSSKYSTIPKFGIEKEVRVCEPCYEHLNKKAEGKAAATSELPPEYLTSPLSQQSQLPPKRDETALQEEEELQLAIALSQSEAEEKERMRQKTTYAMYPKAEPTPVTSSAPPVSTLYSPPVNSSAPLAEDIDPELARYLNRNYWEKKQEEVRKSPTPSAPLSLTEPAAQPGEAHPAPLGVVEQQYQNGESEENHEQFLKALQNAVTTFVNRMKSNHMRGRSITNDSAVLSLFQSINNMHPQLLELLNQLDERRLYYEGLQDKLAQIRDARGALNALREEHREKLRRAAEEAERQRQIQLAQKLEIMRQKKQEYLEMQRQLAIQRLQEQEKERQMRLEQQKQTIQMRAQMPAFSLPYAQLQAMPAASGVIYQPSGPTSFPGTFSPAGSVEGSPMHSVYMNQATQGGTGPYTAMPVTGTDPSMVNAYMYQPTAGSGQAAQQGQAVPTTTPAYSSYQPTPTQGYQSAASQSQSIPAISQAPQSGTMGYMGSQSVSMGYQPYGMQGLMSALPGQEAALSSLPAQQSYLPGQQPLYQQMAPAGGPPQQQQPQPAPAPVQQPQGSGEAQLISFD, from the exons AtggggcgcggcggcggcaccTTCGAGCGGCTTCTCG ATAAGGCTACGAGCCAGCTTCTGCTGGAGACGGACTGGGAATCCATCCTGCAGATCTGTGACATGATCCGTCAGGGAGATACCCA AGCAAAATACGCCGTCAACGCTATCAAGAAGAAAGTCAATGACAAGAATCCCCACGTGGCACTCTACGCACTGGAG GTCATGGAGTCAGTGGTGAAAAACTGTGGCCAAACAGTCCATGACGAGGTGGCCAATAAACAGACTATGGAGGAACTGAAGGAAATACTCAAG AGGCAAGTGGAGACAAGTGTCCGCAGTAAGATCCTGTACCTTATCCAGGCCTGGGCTCACGCCTTCCGCAATGAGCCCAAGTACAAGGTGGTGCAGGACACCTATCAGATAATGAAGGTCGAAG GTCATGTGTTCCCGGAGTTCAAAGAGAGCGATGCCATGTTTGCTGCAGAAAGG GCTCCAGACTGGGTCGATGCTGAGGAGTGTCACAGATGTCGAGTGCAGTTTGGTGTTGTGACACGGAAG CATCATTGCAGGGCCTGTGGGCAGATCTTCTGTGGCAAATGCTCCTCCAAGTATTCCACCATCCCCAAGTTTGGGATCGAGAAGGAAGTGAGAGTCTGCGAGCCCTGTTATGAGCATCTCAACAA GAAAGCTGAGGGTAAAGCTGCTGCCACCTCTGAACTGCCTCCCGAGTACCTGACCAGCCCCCTCTCTCAGCAGTCCCAG CTGCCTCCGAAGCGTGATGAGACAGCTCTgcaagaggaggaagagctcCAGCTAGCTATTGCCTTGTCTCAGTCAGAGGctgaggagaaggagagaatG aggCAGAAAACAACCTACGCCATGTACCCGAAGGCTGAGCCCACACCCGTCACATCATCAGCTCCCCCGGTCAGCACGCTCTATTCCCCACCTGTG AATTCCTCTGCTCCCTTGGCTGAGGACATTGACCCGGAG CTGGCTCGGTACCTGAACCGCAACTACTGGGAGAAGAAACAAGAGGAGGTTCGCAAGAGCCCCACCCCATCAGCACCTCTGTCCCTCACGGAGCCAGCTGCTCAGCCTGGGGAAGCCCACCCTGCCCCACTCGGTGTTGTTGAG CAGCAGTACCAGAACGGAGAGTCTGAGGAGAACCATGAGCAATTCCTGAAAGCACTGCAGAATGCGGTCACCACGTTTGTCAACCGCATGAAGAGCAACCACATGCGGGGCCGCAGCATCACCAATGACTCTGCCGTGTTGTCCCTCTTCCAGTCCATCAACAACATGCAcccccagctgctggagctgctcaaCCAGCTGGACGAGCGCAGGC tgTACTACGAAGGCCTGCAGGACAAACTGGCCCAGATCCGGGATGCGCGTGGGGCTCTGAACGCGCTGCGGGAGGAGCATCGGGAGAAGCTGCGCCGtgcagcagaggaggcagagcgCCAGCGCCAGATCCAGCTGGCCCAGAAGCTGGAGATCATGAGGCAGAAGAAGCAG GAGTACCTGGAGATGCAGCGTCAGTTGGCCATCCAGCGactgcaggagcaggagaaggagaggcAGATGCGCCTGGAACAGCAGAAGCAGACCATCCAGATGAGAGCCCAGATGCCAGCTTTCTCGCTGCCTTATGCCCAA CTCCAGGCCATGCCCGCAGCCAGTGGGGTGATCTACCAGCCTTCTGGGCCCACCAGCTTCCCTGGCACCTTCAGCCCGGCCGGCTCCGTGGAGGGCTCTCCCATGCACAGCGTATACATGAACCAGGCAACACAAGGGGGCACGGGGCCGTACACTGCAATGCCTGTTACAGGGACAG ATCCCAGCATGGTGAACGCCTATATGTACCAGCCGACGGCAGGCAGCGGGCAGGCGGCTCAGCAGGGGCAGGCGGTGCCCACCACCACCCCGGCGTACTCATCCTACCAGCCAACTCCAACACAGGGCTACCAG AGCGCAGCCTCGCAGTCGCAGAGCATCCCGGCCATCTCTCAGGCCCCCCAGTCGGGCACCATGGGCTACATGGGCAGCCAGTCAGTCTCCATGGGGTACCAGCCCTACGGCATGCAG